TCGCAATTTTGAAACCATCCGTGCGGATTCTGCGAGGTAGAGGCGGCTCAAAGACAGGGTGGCGACACGTTCAGATTTCACGAAACATCAGTGCGGCGCCGGCAGTTTTTGACTCCCTGATCCAACTGCATAACGTGTGTGGACCAATGGAATTGAGCCGTGATCTGCTGTAATTGATCGCGCAAGACCGGATTGAGTGAGTCGGCCTGTATCGATTTTGAAAACTGGATGATTTTTGACACCAGCGAATCGGTGGAGCCGTCATAAAAACAATCCGGCACTTTTGAAAAAATTTCTGGATACGCGAGGCGCGAAGGCAGAATCGGAATGCAGCCGGCGTTGACCGCTTCCAGAATGGAGATGCCAAAGAACTCATGCCAGGCCGTCGAAATCACCAGATCCGCCTGCTGCAGCGCCCGTTGATAATCGGATTGCCGCTCCAGAAATCCCCAATGATCGATACGGTCTGGAAACGCCGCACATAGCGTCTCAAAACAATCAGGAACCTCAGGGGATGTCTGGCCGAGCACGCTCAAACGAAACGAGATGCCCTGCCGATCCAATTCATAAATCGCTTCACAGAACTGGCGCGGATTCTTGTCATATTCCCAGCGGGCCACCCAGAGAATTTGGATCGGCCGTTCGTTCCGGCGTTCGACTTCAAACCCGGTCTGCTGAATGCCCGGCGGCACGACGAACGATTTCTGCTCACAACATGAAAACAGATCCAGCAGAGAAAAATCGGGCATGCGTTTTAGAAAATCAGCAGAGGCCTGAAAGAATTCCCGCCGATGAAAGTCGGAATTAAACCAGATTTCATCGGCGGCAATCGCTGTTTTCAGATTTATAAAACCGTATGTCAGATCACGGATTTCATTTTCCGAAACCGGGTACGTCCACTGATTTTCGTGAAAATAAACAATCCGGGGCAGTGCCGCGATTTCCGCTCGCACGAACCCCAGAAAAGTAGACAGATCAAACATATCAGTGACAAACAAAACGTCATAGCGCTCGCCCGCTTGAAAACGAGCCTCGACATCAGACACCAGAGTCACAGCCGCATGCTGCATCCTCCATTTCCAATGTCGCGCTGGCAGAGAAAGCAGGCTGAATTCGTGACAACTATGCGAAATCCATTGTTCCAGGAATTCACGATGACTTCCGCCATGATACGTATTGATTGCCAGAATTCGCATTAAACTTGACTCAGATTGTCCTCTTCAATGTTGGTTTTGCCTGAAGCCAGATCGGATTCAAGCTCCTGAATTTTGAGGATGGCATCGTTAAATGTTTCCAGACAATGTTCCCGTCCCACTTTTTCGATCACACGCAAACGGGTCAGAGTCCGATCAACCTGGGGTCGTAACCCTGTGAAGAATACAGTCGCGCCCTGTTTATGTGCTTTTTCGATAATATCATCCAACAGATAGGCACCCGACATATCAGCCATCGGTACACGAGCCATGCGGACAATCAGATATTTATAATCGACTAATGCCGAAGAAGCACGATAGATTGTATCAGATACCCCAAAGAACAGAGGTCCTTCCAAACGCAGTTTAAGAACTTTTTCTTTCAGTTCTTCCGGCATGGAAACGTCGGCTGGTAACTTTCGATCCATGTCATTCAGGCTCACAACATTCTGTTCGTATGCCTGTCCCAGCTCCTGCACGATTCGTACGAAGGCAATCGTAATGCCCACGCCCATCGCGACCAGCAAGTCGACAGAAATGGTCAAAATCAGCACGGCCCAGAAACAGATCGAGTCCATGAAAGGCATGCGATGCAAGACAGGCAAGACGCGGTAATCGATGATATCCATGCCCACTTTCAGCAGAATCCCGGCCAGACAGGCCATCGGAATATAGCTGGCGTACGGCGCCAGTCCCAGCATCAATGCCAGCAGAACCAGACCATGTGTAATGGAAGCCAAACCGGTTTTACCGCCACACTTGATATTGGCAACAGTTCGCATGGTGGCGGTTGCTGTGGTTACTCCACCCACAATCCCACAACCCAGGTTGGCAATTCCCTGTCCGAAGATTTCACGGTCACTGTTATGCCGTTCGTTTGTCATATTGTCTGCGACCAGACAGGTCAGCAGTGAATCGAAAATACAAAGCCCCGCCAATGCGAAGGCCCCCCCCACCATATCTCCAAAGCGAGTAAAATCAGGCCAGTACAGGTGAGGCAGACCAACGGGCATTGATCCAATGTATTCGATATCTTTAAACGTAAAGAGATGCGCAATGCTGGTTCCCACAATCAACCCCATCAATGGCGCGGGGAGCCACTCTTTCTTTGTCACACGAGGCCAGAGCAAAATCGTGAAGAATGTCGCCAGTGAAACAATCAACGCATGTGGTTTCTCATGCATGATGTCATAGGGAATTTGCTTGATCGCCCCCACCACCGAGTTGGGTGTCGCAAAGCCGAGCATCGGCGGAATTTCGAGCAGAATGATAATCACGCCGATCCCGCACATGAAACCAGAAACGACCGAATAAGGCGTGTAATATATGAACCGACCGATTTTCATCAGCGCCAACACAATACAGACCAGACCGCTCAGGAAGACCATCGACATGGCAAATACAATATCCGGTTCCCCGCTTGCCAGCTTGGTGGCAGCGATAATCGCCGCCAGCTGAACCACTTTCGGTCCGGTCGGACCACTGACCCCGGTATTGGAACCTCCAAACAGCCCCACCAGAATTCCACCACAGATGGCCGCCCACATCCCTGCTTCTGCTCCCAGCCCGGAAGCCACACCAAATGCCAGAGCCAGTGGCATGGCGATTACGGCAACCGTGATACCAGCCAGGATATCGTTCGGCACATTGGTATGCATAATCTTGATGTTATGCCAGGGGTTAAAATCGTTAAGATAACTTTTAAGGTTAAACTTGGGTTGATTCGAATCAATTTGAGACATGAACGAGATCCATTATCTAATGTGCCTGATTAATAACTCTCAGGAAGAATGAATGAGAAGCAGCATTCTCGAAAGAGCTACGCGAACAACACACGGTGAACCAGTCATTTTGCCAATACCAGTACAGCATTGATCAACAACGGTGGTTTGCGAGCGCAGCAAAAAACGAAAATAAAAAGCAGGAGAATGCCGGAAAGAGGCCGAGCATTAATTAGCAGGCGCGAGGCGGGCCACGTGAAGCGTGAATCTCATTGTAGTCAGATTCTTTGACACTGAATTCAACGCAATGAACCACGGAATTCGAGGTCGAAAAGGTAATCAGGAATTCAGCGTCCTGAATCAAAGTCTCCTCTTCACCGCTCTCTTCATTTTCTTCCAGCTCAAATTCAGAATAGAGCCAGTCAGCATTGGATTCCATTGAATCCATGAGAACCGGTCCAGCCAATAGAAATGCGATGTCCAGCAGGAACACTGTACAAAAAATGAACATCAGAGATTGGCGGGAGTACTGGAGCATATATAGATCGTATTTTATGTTTCTTACTTTGTCAATGACCGGTTTGTGAACTAACCTAGAATAAGGAAATGCCCAGAGAAATACCTCAGAGGTAAAAGGCCTAAGTACTTTCCAAGTCATTACTAAATCGTATTTTCCTTGTTCTCTGGTATTCACATTCAGTGATGTTCATGTGAGAATATAAACAACTTCTACAAAATGTGTCTTATATTAAAGCATGGTCTGATAGGAAAGAATTACCGCTTATCGTATTCTCGCTGTTGAACTTTGCTTGGCATCGATTCCTGCCTCACTGTCTAAAAAACTGATCACATTAAAGATTAAACCAGGGCCCATTGCCCTGATTCCCGAAAGCTTGAGGGTCTGATGAATATTTTGAATCGTCAAAGTCGCACACGTTGTTCTCTGATCGTGGCAGTCATTGTCTGCAGCATCTTCCAATCAACGGATCGAGTTGCTGCACAATCACTCAAAGAGGAATTATGTGATTGCTCACCCGAATTGACGCTCCTGCTGCGAGTGAACGATGTCCGGCGAACCGCCAAGCTGGTAACGAAAGCGGGAGGAAAGATTGTCTACGATCCCAACCTGGGCATTGGCAATGACATTCCCTTCCTGGTTGTGAATCTTCCTCCGAGCAAATTGAACGATAAAAAATTCATTGATTCTCTGAAGCTTCCTTCCGGCGTGATGGAAGAAATTCAGCCCGGTAAAATTACGCCCCAGGCAGCCCCTGAACCTGCTGCAAACGGGGCCAATGTAGTCGAGCCTCAGGCAGCCCCCGAACCCGACTTTGATTCACTATACGTTCCCCTGGATGACATCAAGGTTCCCGCACTGCGAAAACGAGTGGCCGGCAAAGGTCTCGGCGAAGGTACCATTGTCGCCATTATCGACACCGGCATTGACACCAGTCACCCCGTCTTTCAAGACCGAGTGATTTTCTGGAATGATGCCACAGGCGAAGGACGAACGAAATTAACCAAAGTCAGACAGCGGGATGGGAAATTCGAACTGGAACACGATAAGTTCATTGCACTTCCCGAAACGATCAAAGAAAACGAATATGTCTTTGCCGGCTATATCGACGAGAAAAAACTCGGCTTCCAACAAGGCGATATCTGGACCACACTCGGAAAAGAGGGTGTTGACATCAACCGCAATGGAACCAAGGACGACAAGCTGCTGGTGGTCGTCGGCTTAATTCCGAACCCGGAACTGCAAAAAGAAGAAGAAAAGAAAAAAGCAGCTGCTGAGAAAAAAGCGAAAGATCCAGAAGCACCACTGGAAGCCCTGAAGCCTAATCTGAAAATTCATGACTTACCCAAAGAATACACGCTGGCCTTCGTCGATGTAGATATGGACGGAAAATTCAGCAAAGAAGAAGCGAAGACCCCAATCATCGATTTCAATACCGCACGCAAGATGCAGAAAGACGGGCTGAAGGTTCCCTATCAAAAGATGCTGGAATTTCCGTCGCGTACCAAACGCATCGCATACCCCTTGCTGTTCCGTCCTAATGCCAAAAAACAGGTCACCGAAATCACGATCGCCTTCGATCAGCAATCACATGGAACCCACGTTGCAGGGATTGTTGCTGGTAGCGGGCTCCAGATTGAAGGGGCTGCTCCCAAAGCACAATTGATGGCTATTAAAGTCTGTTCGGGACGCAGCTGTACTGATCAGGCAATTCTGCGTGGCATTATCGCCGCGTTCTTTAACCCGGAAGGATACGTTCCGGACGTCGTGAATATTTCACTGGGCAGCCACGAAGGTTATCTCAAGCGTCCTTTAAGCATC
This window of the Gimesia fumaroli genome carries:
- a CDS encoding tRNA-queuosine alpha-mannosyltransferase domain-containing protein, which codes for MRILAINTYHGGSHREFLEQWISHSCHEFSLLSLPARHWKWRMQHAAVTLVSDVEARFQAGERYDVLFVTDMFDLSTFLGFVRAEIAALPRIVYFHENQWTYPVSENEIRDLTYGFINLKTAIAADEIWFNSDFHRREFFQASADFLKRMPDFSLLDLFSCCEQKSFVVPPGIQQTGFEVERRNERPIQILWVARWEYDKNPRQFCEAIYELDRQGISFRLSVLGQTSPEVPDCFETLCAAFPDRIDHWGFLERQSDYQRALQQADLVISTAWHEFFGISILEAVNAGCIPILPSRLAYPEIFSKVPDCFYDGSTDSLVSKIIQFSKSIQADSLNPVLRDQLQQITAQFHWSTHVMQLDQGVKNCRRRTDVS
- a CDS encoding SulP family inorganic anion transporter, with the protein product MSQIDSNQPKFNLKSYLNDFNPWHNIKIMHTNVPNDILAGITVAVIAMPLALAFGVASGLGAEAGMWAAICGGILVGLFGGSNTGVSGPTGPKVVQLAAIIAATKLASGEPDIVFAMSMVFLSGLVCIVLALMKIGRFIYYTPYSVVSGFMCGIGVIIILLEIPPMLGFATPNSVVGAIKQIPYDIMHEKPHALIVSLATFFTILLWPRVTKKEWLPAPLMGLIVGTSIAHLFTFKDIEYIGSMPVGLPHLYWPDFTRFGDMVGGAFALAGLCIFDSLLTCLVADNMTNERHNSDREIFGQGIANLGCGIVGGVTTATATMRTVANIKCGGKTGLASITHGLVLLALMLGLAPYASYIPMACLAGILLKVGMDIIDYRVLPVLHRMPFMDSICFWAVLILTISVDLLVAMGVGITIAFVRIVQELGQAYEQNVVSLNDMDRKLPADVSMPEELKEKVLKLRLEGPLFFGVSDTIYRASSALVDYKYLIVRMARVPMADMSGAYLLDDIIEKAHKQGATVFFTGLRPQVDRTLTRLRVIEKVGREHCLETFNDAILKIQELESDLASGKTNIEEDNLSQV